From Leptospira fletcheri, a single genomic window includes:
- a CDS encoding DUF3015 domain-containing protein, producing the protein MNKRLISIGLGAYLLLLTGANHLSAEYGAAGCGLGSVIFEKNTAIVQVLAATTNHALSGNQTFGISTGSLNCTTDGLVKNEKAQEIFIAQNFEFLESEMSAGKGERLSTLSHLLGCPTETIPQFGALTKSNYSRLFGKETTPSSLLAAVKNEIKDDELLARSCGI; encoded by the coding sequence ATGAATAAAAGGCTTATTTCGATCGGATTAGGCGCTTATTTATTACTTCTGACTGGAGCAAATCATTTGTCCGCCGAATACGGCGCCGCCGGATGCGGTTTGGGTTCGGTGATTTTTGAAAAAAATACCGCGATAGTACAGGTACTTGCCGCAACGACCAATCATGCTCTCTCGGGGAATCAGACGTTCGGAATTTCCACAGGTTCGCTGAACTGTACGACAGACGGGCTCGTTAAAAACGAGAAAGCGCAGGAGATCTTCATAGCTCAGAATTTCGAATTCCTCGAATCAGAAATGTCTGCAGGAAAGGGGGAAAGATTGAGTACCCTATCCCATCTTTTGGGATGCCCTACCGAAACGATCCCACAGTTCGGAGCGCTGACCAAGTCCAACTACTCCCGGTTATTCGGTAAAGAGACTACCCCCTCTTCCCTACTAGCCGCGGTGAAAAACGAAATCAAAGATGACGAGCTTTTGGCTCGGAGCTGCGGAATTTAA
- a CDS encoding tetratricopeptide repeat protein, producing the protein MRRTFSICFFLVICTIKSVLALNSTFSWEELLEQAAEEVQRGRYEQAMEKLAIADESGKPRDFRYYWVLGKAFRGQGENLEALRNFRISLQMQPDQEGLLREMTDLYDELRIPDKALETARVLLTKRPEDRDLRYRALLWASRTGNLEYYKNALGLLESKHAYSSDEKAVLQEIGTLQAAKKNPEVADRCRKFLPFFPRNEDLHRICILANKGKDRGSLEKSLTERALIFRENPIFHHILSMEYLDQKKYVESGASARRSLLLALQSDRIPEKDYLIPIRRIYQQNGSVIDQLAIDILEEIILKKRKLGPEEWESLLKQTRFNWEILVFALSEWKNRENSLRAETAENWRERYLSLRSAERERDLSRFAGPYYLDRSFELYLENASSEK; encoded by the coding sequence ATGCGACGCACATTTTCCATTTGTTTCTTTCTAGTTATTTGCACTATAAAATCCGTCCTGGCCTTGAATTCAACCTTTTCTTGGGAAGAACTCCTGGAGCAAGCCGCCGAGGAGGTCCAGAGAGGAAGGTACGAGCAGGCGATGGAAAAACTAGCTATTGCCGATGAATCCGGAAAACCTCGAGACTTCAGATATTACTGGGTACTCGGCAAAGCCTTCCGAGGCCAGGGCGAAAATTTAGAGGCGTTGCGGAATTTCCGGATCAGCCTCCAGATGCAGCCGGACCAAGAAGGGTTGTTGCGAGAGATGACGGACCTGTACGACGAACTCCGAATTCCCGACAAAGCCCTGGAAACTGCCCGCGTCTTACTGACAAAACGTCCCGAAGACAGGGACCTCCGTTACCGAGCCCTGCTCTGGGCCTCACGCACCGGTAATCTCGAATATTACAAAAATGCATTGGGCTTGTTGGAATCGAAGCACGCTTATAGCTCCGATGAAAAAGCCGTCCTGCAGGAGATCGGAACCCTGCAAGCGGCAAAAAAGAATCCGGAAGTGGCGGACCGCTGCCGCAAGTTCCTTCCTTTCTTTCCCCGAAACGAAGATCTCCATAGGATCTGCATCTTGGCCAATAAAGGAAAAGACCGAGGATCTCTGGAAAAAAGTCTGACCGAGAGAGCGCTTATCTTCCGGGAAAACCCGATCTTCCATCATATTCTTTCCATGGAATATTTGGACCAAAAAAAATACGTGGAATCCGGCGCTTCCGCTAGACGTTCCCTGCTCCTCGCGTTGCAGAGCGATCGGATCCCGGAAAAGGATTATCTGATTCCGATCCGGAGGATCTACCAGCAAAACGGATCCGTCATAGACCAATTGGCCATCGATATTTTAGAAGAAATAATATTAAAGAAAAGGAAACTCGGCCCTGAGGAATGGGAATCCTTGTTGAAGCAAACTAGGTTCAATTGGGAAATTTTGGTTTTCGCTTTGTCGGAATGGAAAAACCGAGAAAACTCCCTTCGTGCGGAGACGGCCGAGAATTGGCGGGAACGCTACCTAAGTCTCCGTTCCGCGGAACGGGAAAGGGATCTGTCCAGATTTGCCGGTCCGTATTATTTGGATCGAAGTTTCGAACTCTACCTGGAAAATGCGTCCTCCGAAAAGTAA
- a CDS encoding SpoIID/LytB domain-containing protein: MKFRILFSILAFLAAIGCNTVVIKPWNPPHQMRSVETIRVFLGKAESDLLLKAEGTISVYDVNNLLIKRAYDIISLDARKVKAPIRFVSEHPGLEYKGKRYRGEILLQPDRSGSVLILNQVPLEEYLYAVVPSEVPATWPTEALKAQAICSRTYAVREMLNKKDSPYDVEATVSSQAYAGLDKENPKTTKAVRETEGVLAVYEEDPIHTFFHSNSGGRTETPDQVWGGKKIPYLESVSSRFDDAGDNFMWKDVLSHNTMDQALSSLGVGQIQSVQVLSRTASGRVDLIEVVGSRGTSKIKGKEFRSLLGASVKSLRFGIKRDHEGFLIKGMGSGHGVGLSQWGSFGMAKQNYTYTEILRHYYQGIDFARIIK, encoded by the coding sequence ATGAAATTCCGCATTTTATTTTCTATCCTAGCATTCCTTGCCGCGATCGGTTGCAATACCGTCGTCATCAAACCCTGGAATCCACCCCACCAAATGAGATCCGTCGAAACAATCCGGGTCTTTTTGGGAAAAGCGGAATCGGACCTGCTCCTAAAGGCGGAAGGAACCATTTCCGTCTACGACGTAAACAACCTATTGATCAAACGCGCCTACGATATCATCTCTTTGGACGCGCGCAAAGTCAAGGCTCCGATCCGTTTCGTTTCGGAACATCCCGGATTGGAATACAAAGGAAAACGGTATCGGGGAGAAATCCTACTCCAGCCCGATCGTTCCGGATCCGTTCTGATCCTAAACCAAGTTCCGTTGGAAGAATATTTGTATGCGGTCGTTCCTTCCGAAGTCCCCGCTACCTGGCCGACGGAAGCACTCAAAGCACAAGCGATCTGCTCCAGAACCTACGCTGTGCGGGAAATGTTGAATAAAAAGGATTCTCCGTACGACGTCGAAGCCACCGTCAGTTCCCAAGCCTACGCGGGTCTGGATAAGGAAAACCCGAAGACCACAAAGGCAGTACGGGAAACCGAAGGAGTTCTGGCCGTTTATGAAGAAGACCCGATCCACACATTCTTCCATTCCAATAGCGGAGGAAGAACCGAAACCCCCGATCAGGTATGGGGTGGGAAAAAAATTCCGTATTTGGAATCCGTGTCTTCACGCTTTGACGATGCGGGAGACAATTTCATGTGGAAGGATGTACTGAGCCACAACACGATGGACCAAGCGTTGTCTTCCCTAGGAGTCGGTCAGATCCAATCCGTCCAAGTACTTTCCAGAACCGCATCAGGTAGAGTGGATCTGATCGAGGTAGTAGGCTCGAGAGGAACGAGTAAAATCAAAGGGAAAGAATTCCGCAGCCTTCTAGGCGCCTCGGTCAAATCCTTACGGTTCGGAATCAAACGGGATCACGAAGGGTTCCTGATCAAGGGAATGGGTTCCGGACACGGAGTAGGCCTAAGCCAATGGGGAAGTTTCGGAATGGCGAAGCAGAACTATACGTACACGGAGATCCTTCGGCACTATTATCAGGGAATCGATTTTGCGAGGATTATAAAGTAG
- a CDS encoding class I SAM-dependent RNA methyltransferase → MSSDPFRNSAPSPNPEPAGVVKIESIGANLRGKTKLGNKSIEIPYSLPGDVYTVYKFGKRKIFYKWEADFLENRTSAPRCPHFGSCGGCSGQHLEYERQFALKSEPILGGLEDSGIRKFSVRPAEREYHYRNRMDFAVFPRKVVGLRMAGNFRRIIPLNECPIQSEWANAELHRVKLLLDEFPEIEYDRKKETGFLKYVTLRKSTFTEDSMTIFTFTEDFRKSESLSEVMRSAGRISEAENVVFCFNRKKGEVSASGESLVVKGRDFLEERILGRTFKIPFDGFFQPNPKEFLNILEFIRPRIIDSDFLVDLFCGSGFFSVLFGERFKNILGVDVVPSSVSSGSETIAKEFPDKNAELLAFDLFHKKGLERMQAASLPWSESVVIADPPRSGLSPELCSFLNRNPVKQLFYVSCNPEKMLNDLRILSDSYEVSDCLLCDPFPQTPHLEAVSLLVPKNR, encoded by the coding sequence ATGAGTTCCGATCCCTTTCGGAATAGCGCCCCCTCGCCGAATCCGGAACCTGCAGGTGTCGTTAAGATCGAATCCATCGGTGCGAACCTACGGGGAAAAACGAAACTCGGAAACAAATCCATAGAAATTCCCTATTCCCTACCGGGAGACGTTTACACGGTTTATAAATTCGGAAAACGTAAGATTTTTTATAAGTGGGAAGCGGATTTTCTGGAGAATCGGACATCCGCTCCTCGTTGTCCGCATTTCGGATCATGCGGCGGCTGCTCGGGCCAACATTTGGAATACGAGAGACAATTTGCGCTGAAATCGGAACCGATACTCGGAGGATTGGAAGACTCGGGAATCCGCAAATTCTCTGTGCGTCCGGCAGAGCGGGAATACCATTATAGAAACCGAATGGACTTTGCCGTATTTCCCCGAAAAGTCGTAGGCTTAAGGATGGCGGGGAATTTCAGAAGAATCATCCCCCTGAACGAATGTCCGATCCAATCGGAATGGGCAAACGCGGAACTACATCGCGTCAAACTCCTGTTAGACGAATTTCCTGAGATAGAGTACGATCGAAAAAAGGAAACCGGTTTTTTAAAATACGTCACTTTGCGAAAATCGACTTTTACGGAAGACTCCATGACGATATTCACGTTCACCGAGGATTTCCGAAAAAGTGAATCATTAAGCGAAGTAATGCGATCCGCAGGTCGGATATCGGAAGCCGAAAATGTCGTGTTTTGTTTCAATCGTAAAAAAGGGGAAGTATCGGCTTCGGGAGAAAGCCTCGTAGTCAAAGGAAGGGATTTCCTCGAGGAAAGGATTTTAGGAAGAACGTTTAAAATCCCTTTCGACGGATTTTTCCAACCGAACCCGAAGGAATTCCTGAATATCCTGGAATTCATCCGACCCAGAATCATCGATTCGGATTTCCTAGTCGACCTATTCTGCGGCAGCGGATTCTTTTCCGTTCTATTCGGGGAACGTTTTAAAAACATCTTGGGGGTGGACGTGGTACCTTCCTCGGTTTCCTCGGGTTCGGAAACGATCGCAAAGGAATTCCCGGACAAAAATGCGGAATTACTCGCCTTCGATCTGTTCCATAAAAAGGGACTGGAAAGGATGCAAGCCGCTTCCCTCCCTTGGTCCGAATCCGTAGTGATCGCGGACCCTCCCAGAAGCGGATTGTCCCCCGAACTCTGCTCTTTTCTGAATCGGAACCCGGTAAAACAACTCTTTTACGTTTCCTGTAATCCGGAAAAGATGCTGAACGATCTCCGTATCCTTTCCGATTCCTACGAAGTTTCGGACTGCCTCCTCTGCGACCCGTTTCCCCAGACCCCCCACTTGGAAGCGGTCTCCTTACTCGTCCCTAAAAATCGCTGA
- a CDS encoding DUF4105 domain-containing protein, with translation MTKVKFLGFFPLLFPILFFFWMNLSADSETSPAKPTLAPDPEETEKSEENAPSQTHSPEEELKRNYFYGTFEPETPEQKNYLNELLHGMENEKLYLDPHWFRMQRYKKGFFGGVESEADSLLYFLSPDGKSDPKAEMKATLRAFFGPESDRTELMHPQCTYPERYFWLKEKLHFDQKLLKEIECTRFTTWRDSLDPKSVTVVFSSYYMQSPASVLGHTLFKIDSAKNADSELLDYGVNYAANTDDQNPFTYTIRGLTGGYPGTFAIFPYYLKVNEYNDMESRDLWEYRLSLNKEERDRFLRHLWEMGRNYFDYFFFTQNCSFHMLGLLDVAKPDLDLTQKANWIVSPPDTVKIYLSVPGLVVERKYRPSLYSKIKQKLISMTAEEQELYWSLLDAPEVRDFSGLPDLEIRSSLVLDALLDSYRYRKSRDKSSDTEQMKYKKYLLLRSKTQDQVQIDESIQVTTPPEESHSLSRVAMGFGASNLGAFTELKYRVAYHDFLNTDRGHVPNSEVQFLNLTVRKYEGSIAEFTSMNILRLMSLSPYNPISKQFSYGVDLGTDTVMVEKEKFQKNLDWNRFGSVLPSDPAIQSANLNLTQQGDREGRQYIRKQAGNLEVLYGYSFQDEFSGKKAPFLISFLGGLKAQPGAFFEGGVRYGPEAVLNVLKEFGAWKFQLYGSYQYFRGSGNEDNYSGNLRIRYLFNKENELRLELNSMRHYDEVLLSYNLLF, from the coding sequence GTGACGAAAGTCAAATTCCTCGGATTCTTCCCGCTTTTATTCCCAATCTTATTTTTCTTTTGGATGAATCTCTCGGCGGATTCGGAAACTTCCCCCGCCAAACCTACGCTAGCGCCAGACCCCGAAGAAACGGAGAAGAGCGAAGAGAACGCGCCCTCTCAAACGCACAGCCCCGAGGAGGAATTGAAGAGGAACTATTTTTACGGAACCTTCGAACCCGAAACTCCGGAACAAAAGAACTATCTCAACGAGCTTTTGCATGGGATGGAAAATGAAAAATTGTATCTGGATCCGCATTGGTTCAGGATGCAAAGATACAAAAAGGGATTTTTCGGAGGTGTGGAGAGCGAGGCGGACAGTCTTTTGTATTTTCTTTCCCCCGACGGAAAATCGGATCCGAAGGCGGAAATGAAGGCGACGCTTCGCGCCTTTTTCGGTCCGGAGTCGGATCGGACGGAGTTGATGCATCCCCAATGTACATATCCGGAGAGGTATTTTTGGTTGAAGGAAAAACTCCATTTCGATCAAAAGTTGTTAAAAGAAATCGAATGTACCCGTTTTACAACTTGGAGGGATTCTTTGGATCCCAAAAGCGTTACCGTCGTTTTTTCCTCCTACTATATGCAGTCTCCCGCTTCGGTCTTAGGGCATACGCTTTTTAAGATCGACTCCGCAAAAAACGCGGATTCGGAATTACTCGACTACGGAGTGAATTACGCGGCGAATACGGACGACCAAAACCCTTTTACGTACACGATCCGCGGATTGACCGGCGGGTATCCCGGCACTTTCGCGATCTTCCCTTATTACTTAAAGGTAAACGAATACAACGACATGGAAAGCCGCGATCTCTGGGAATACAGGTTGTCTTTGAACAAGGAGGAAAGGGACAGATTCCTGAGACACCTTTGGGAAATGGGTCGGAACTATTTCGACTATTTTTTCTTCACTCAGAATTGTTCCTTCCATATGTTGGGACTGTTGGACGTGGCCAAACCCGATTTGGACCTGACCCAGAAGGCGAATTGGATCGTTTCCCCTCCCGACACGGTGAAAATCTATCTTTCCGTTCCCGGATTGGTCGTCGAACGGAAATACAGACCTTCCTTATATTCGAAAATAAAACAAAAACTGATCTCGATGACCGCCGAGGAACAGGAACTCTATTGGTCTCTTTTGGATGCTCCGGAAGTCCGGGACTTTTCCGGGCTTCCCGATCTGGAGATCCGTTCATCTCTCGTTCTGGACGCTCTTTTGGATTCCTATCGTTATCGGAAATCCAGGGATAAAAGTTCGGACACAGAGCAGATGAAATATAAGAAATATCTACTGCTTCGCAGCAAGACCCAGGACCAGGTGCAGATAGACGAGAGCATACAGGTGACTACTCCTCCCGAGGAATCTCATTCTTTGAGTAGGGTGGCTATGGGTTTCGGGGCATCCAATCTGGGCGCATTTACGGAACTGAAATATAGGGTCGCGTATCACGATTTTCTGAATACGGATAGGGGTCATGTTCCGAATTCCGAGGTTCAGTTTTTGAATTTGACCGTTCGGAAATACGAGGGAAGTATCGCGGAATTTACCTCTATGAACATTCTGCGTCTCATGTCGCTTTCCCCTTATAATCCGATTTCCAAACAATTCTCGTACGGTGTGGATTTGGGTACGGACACGGTGATGGTGGAAAAGGAAAAATTCCAGAAGAATTTGGATTGGAATCGATTCGGTTCCGTTCTTCCGTCCGACCCCGCGATCCAGTCGGCGAATCTAAATCTAACGCAACAAGGGGATCGAGAAGGCAGGCAGTACATTCGGAAGCAGGCAGGTAATCTGGAGGTTCTGTACGGATATTCCTTCCAGGATGAATTTTCCGGTAAAAAAGCTCCTTTTCTAATTTCCTTCTTGGGCGGTCTCAAGGCGCAGCCCGGAGCGTTTTTCGAAGGAGGAGTTCGATACGGGCCGGAAGCCGTGCTGAACGTATTAAAGGAATTCGGCGCTTGGAAATTCCAGTTGTACGGTTCCTACCAATATTTTAGGGGAAGCGGAAACGAAGATAACTATTCGGGGAATCTTAGGATCCGTTATTTATTCAATAAGGAAAACGAGTTACGGCTTGAGCTGAATTCGATGAGACATTATGACGAAGTTCTATTATCGTATAATCTACTTTTTTAA
- a CDS encoding DUF3015 family protein, whose translation MKKIFIAFLLVAMAGLPTILSARDGYGAAGCGLGAVVIAENKKVHQVIAATVNVLFSGNQVFGISTGTLNCKTAGISEKQRQQQIFVHVNYRLLEHEFARGNGERVGALASLMGCKDSTAFGRVGKEKFATLFQENTPDSFLDKMRSEVSSDARLVSSCGI comes from the coding sequence ATGAAGAAGATATTCATTGCATTTTTATTGGTCGCCATGGCGGGACTTCCGACGATCCTTTCCGCAAGAGACGGTTACGGCGCTGCAGGCTGCGGATTAGGAGCCGTTGTCATCGCTGAAAACAAAAAAGTCCACCAAGTCATCGCCGCTACCGTTAATGTCCTTTTTTCCGGAAATCAGGTGTTCGGGATCTCCACCGGAACGTTGAATTGCAAAACTGCAGGAATTTCCGAAAAACAAAGACAACAGCAAATATTCGTTCACGTAAATTATCGCCTGCTGGAACATGAGTTCGCGCGCGGAAACGGGGAAAGGGTTGGAGCTCTTGCTTCTCTCATGGGATGCAAAGACTCGACCGCCTTCGGCCGTGTAGGTAAGGAAAAATTCGCGACATTATTCCAGGAAAACACTCCGGATTCGTTTCTAGATAAAATGAGAAGCGAAGTTTCCTCAGACGCACGTCTCGTTTCGAGCTGCGGTATTTGA
- a CDS encoding alpha/beta hydrolase produces MTKFYYRIIYFFKRLPCFLPILMFGCTSLYYHPTKLEYFTPDKFGFKAESSFLNAKDGVKLHLWKIHSQNSDAPKSPRGIILQFHGNGENMSTHFISLVWLVNYGYELYTYDYRGYGASGGKPDPESLYEDSLLVLEQVHSYARSIDRKLIVYGQSLGGAVALRAVPDMKTKDHLSLVVADGTFSSYRDVAVQTGNKILFPPMGYLLGPFFSDTMSPKNFISKISPIPLLVVHGTEDPVVPFSNGKEVFRLAAEPKLFWEIRGGGHVDWMQLGRSEGAKNFVKLLNQFLSPPE; encoded by the coding sequence ATGACGAAGTTCTATTATCGTATAATCTACTTTTTTAAACGACTTCCTTGTTTCCTTCCGATCCTGATGTTCGGTTGCACAAGTCTCTATTATCATCCGACTAAGTTGGAATACTTTACTCCGGATAAATTCGGTTTCAAGGCCGAGAGTTCGTTTTTAAACGCGAAAGACGGAGTAAAACTACATCTCTGGAAGATCCATTCGCAGAACTCGGACGCTCCCAAATCGCCTAGAGGAATCATACTTCAGTTCCACGGAAACGGGGAAAATATGAGTACTCATTTCATTTCTCTGGTTTGGTTGGTCAATTACGGTTATGAATTGTACACGTACGATTATCGGGGGTACGGAGCCTCGGGAGGGAAACCAGATCCGGAAAGTCTGTACGAGGATAGTCTGCTGGTCTTGGAACAAGTGCATTCCTATGCCCGTTCCATAGATAGGAAATTGATCGTATACGGACAGAGCTTGGGTGGAGCGGTGGCCCTGCGCGCAGTTCCGGATATGAAGACGAAAGATCACTTAAGTTTGGTAGTGGCGGACGGTACCTTTTCTTCGTACCGGGATGTGGCGGTTCAGACCGGGAACAAGATATTGTTCCCGCCGATGGGTTATCTACTCGGACCTTTCTTCAGCGATACGATGAGTCCCAAGAATTTCATCTCTAAGATTTCTCCGATTCCCCTTTTGGTCGTCCACGGGACGGAGGACCCTGTGGTCCCGTTTTCCAACGGAAAAGAGGTGTTTCGTCTGGCGGCGGAACCGAAATTGTTTTGGGAAATACGAGGCGGCGGTCACGTGGACTGGATGCAATTGGGAAGGAGCGAAGGTGCGAAGAATTTCGTTAAATTACTGAATCAATTCCTTTCCCCTCCGGAATAG